The DNA window GAGGTCAAGGACACGGGCATCGGCATCGCCCTGGCGGATCAGGCGCGTCTGTTCGTCGCCTTCGAACAGGCGGACAGCTCCATTACCCGCCGTTATGGCGGCACCGGTCTCGGGCTGGCGATCAACCGGCGTCTGGCGCACCTGATGCGCGGCGAGATCGGGGTGGAAAGCCAGCCGGGCGAGGGCAGCCTGTTCTGGTTCACCGCCCGTCTCGGCAAAGGCGCCGAGCCTGCCGGTCGCGCGGGGATGTCCGGCGACCCGGAAACGGCGGATTCCGCGCCCGACCGGCGCTTGATGGCACGCTCCGCGGGTCTGCGTCTGCTGCTGGCGGAAGACAACCCGATCAACCAGGAGGTCGCCCTGAGCCAACTCCAGGAATTGGGATTCGCGGTCGACCTGGCCAGCAACGGGGCCGAGGCGGTGGAGTTGGCGCGCCGGAACGCGTACGCGCTGATTCTGATGGACGTACAGATGCCGACGATGAACGGGCTGGAGGCGACCCGAGCGATCCGGCGCCTGCCCGGACGGGCGGTCACCCCGATCCTGGCGATGACCGCCGGCGCCTTTCAGGAGGATCGGGAGGAATGTCTCGCAGCGGGCATGGACGATCATCTCGCCAAGCCCGTGGATCCGGACGTGCTCCATGCCACCCTCTTGAAATGGCTGCCAAAATCCGGGCGACCTGCCGCTCGGGCGGAATCGACCGCACCGACGTCGACGGCCGAGCAGCACGCGATTCGCCGCCGTCTTCAAGCGATCGAGGGGCTTGATCTGGAACTCGGACTGAAGCCTGTTCAGGGCCGTCTCGACAGCTATCTGCGCCTGCTCGCCTCCTTCGTGAGTCGCCATAGCGACGACGCACGGTCCATTGTCCAGCAGTTGCGCGCCGAGGATCGCGTCACCGCCTGCCGCGATGCCCACTCGCTCAAGGGCGTGGCGGGAACACTGGGCGCCCGGCGCCTGGCGACCCTGGCCGCCGAACTGGAACAGGCCATCCGCGAAGGCCACGCCGCGCACGAGATCGAGCAGCGCGCGCAAGCGCTCGACACCGAACTGCGCGCCCTGGTCATTGGCCTGGCAACGGTCCTTCCCACCAGCGCCGCCGATGCGCCGAACATCGCGGTGGACTGGCCGCGGGTACGGGAGACGCTTGCCCATCTCGATACCCTGCTGACCGAGGACAACACCCTGGCCAATGGGGTCTTTCGCGAATCCGCCGCGCTCCTGATCGCCGCCCTGGGCGAACCCGCGCGCGAGATCGGCCGCATGATCGAAGCGTTCGACTATGATTCCGCGCGGCACTGGTTGCGCGCCGTCAGCGCCCCTGGGAGCGCCGGCTTGTGATGGACACGCCCTAAGCCGTTCGTGGTTCGACCCTTCGACTACGCTCAGGACTCACCATGAACGGATGCAATGTCGGCCTCGGAGCGCGATTTTCCGGTCATCCTTCGACCCTTCGACAAGCCTGTCCTGAGCGAAGCCGAAGGGCTCAGGACTCAGGACGAACGGAAAATCGGTAAAGTCTTTCCCGTAAATCACCTTAATGGCAGTGAGTCGAAGAGTCGAACCACGAACGGCTTAACTTTCAGGCACCCAGGGGGCGATCAATGCATCCTGGCCGCATGCTCGCGATACCATCCGACGAAGCGCTCTCCCGACATCGGCACGCCCAGAAAAAACCCCTGGACCTGGTTGCAACGGTGCGCGCGAAAGAATTCCAAATCCGACTCGGCCTCGACGCCGACCGCGGTGATGTCGAGCTTCAAGGCGTGCCCGAAACCGATAATGGTCTTCAGTACGGCGGGCATGCTGTCCGTGGAACCAAGTCGCTGGACCAGCGCCCGATTGATTTCCAGCCGCTCCAGCGGCAGTTGCTCCAACTCGCCGATCGCCGAGCAGCCCATGCCGAAATCGTCCAGCGCCACGCCGACCCGAAGCTGTTTCAGCTCGCCGAGCAGACGCTGGGAGCCCTCCTTGTCCTGCATGAGCGCCGCCCCGCTTAATTCCAGCGAGAGCGCTCCCGGATCGATCCCGGCCGCCTCGGACGCGGCGGTCAGTTGGCCCAGAAACCCCTGATGGTGAAACTGACGGGCCGACACGTTGACGGCGATCCTGATCGGCGGCAGCCCGCTGTTCCGCCAGGCCAGATGCTGGCGGCAGGCCTCCTGAAACACCCACCGACCAAGCTCATGAATCAAACCGCTGAATTCGGCCACCGGGAGAAAGTTCTGAGGCGCCACGTCGGACCGGTCCGGCTGCGGCCAGCGCAACAGGGCCTCAACCCCGGTCACGGCGCCGCTGCGCGTATCCAGCACCGGCTGGTAGACCAACCGGAACTCGTTGCCCGACAACCCTTCACGCAGCCGGGCTTCCAGCCTCGTCTCGTCGCACACCTTTCGATTCAGCGCCTCGGTCACGAATTGATAATGACCGGGGCTGAACTGCTTGGCGTGGTACATCGCAAGATCCGCGCGCTGGATCAGGCAGTCGATATTGTCGCCGTCCTGCGGGAACAGACTGATCCCAAGACTGGCGACACAGGGCAACTCCAGCCCCTCGATCGCGTAGGCTGGCGTCAAGGCGACGATGGCATTGCGCGCCGCGCGCGCCGCGTCGTCCGCGTCGCGGATATGGGACAGGACGACGACGAACTCGTCGCCACCGAGCCGGGCGACCAGATCCTCGGCGCGGAACGTATCCAGCAGCCGTTGCGCGACCGCCCGCAGAAGCCGATCGCCCACCGGATGGCCATAGGCATCGTTGATCGCCTTGAAGCGATCCAGGTCGAAAAACAGGACCGCCAACTGGCGGCCCGCGCGGCGGGCGCTCGCGAGCATGTGGTTCGCCACATGCTCAAGCAGTGCGCGCCCCGGCAGGCCGGTCAGCGGATCATGCTGCGCCACCTCGATTGCCCGATCCTCGGCCTGCTTGCGCGCGGTGACATCCTGCTGCACCAGCAGGACGCGCTCGACCTGGCCGCGGGCATCCTGGATCGCTTTCAAACGTGCGACGAACCAGCGGTAAAGACCATCCTTGCGCCGCAGCCGGTACTGGATTTCGCAGGGCGTCTCGGGGGCATCGACGAAACCGGTGAGCTGGAACAGAATCGGTTCGCCGTCTTCCGGATGCAGCAATGCGGCCCACTCGCCGAGCCGCTTGGGCGCTTCCGCAGGGTCATAGCCGGTCTGGCCATGCCATTCGGGCGGAAAGTGCACCTCGTCCGTGTTCGGAGACCATTCCCAAAAGGTCAACTCGGCAATCTCCCCCATCAGGCGCAGTCGCAGGGTATCGAGCAGATCGCGTTCGCTGCGTTTGCGCTCGGTGATGTCGCTCAGAGTGGCTCGCCAGATGGTGTGCGCGCTCCGCGCATCCCGGCTGAGGCTGGTTTCCAGGCGGATCCAGACCGACTGCCCGTCGTCACAGCGCAGACGCAACTCCCCAACCTGCCGCTCGCCCGTGGACCAGAGCCGGTTGCGGCAACTGTAATAGGCGTCCTGATCCTCGGGGAGAATGAAGCGGGTCAGTGGCCGACCGACCAACTCCGCGCGCGGAATGCCCAGCAGGGTCGCCGCGGCCAGGTTGGCCTCTTCGACCAGGCCCGCTTCGTCGAGGGTCAGATAACCCATGGGCGCCAGGTCGAAGAGATCGAAATAACGCGCGCGCGAGATTTCCAGTTCCTCCTGGATCTGTCGCAGCTCGTCGTTCTGCATCTCCAGTTCAAGCTGATGCACTTGCAGTTCGTGGACCAGCAGTTCGTGGGTATTGGGCGTGAGCGAGCCGGCCCCTACGGCGAGGCTTGCGATCGGCTCCAGGATCTCCGTCGCCCCCAGGCGCGCCTCCGCGCGCCGACGCAGATCGTGCCAGGAGTACGACCGGCCAGCCTGGAAGGCGGCAGGCGTATGACGCGGATCGTTTGATTGAGGCATCATCAGCTCCGTCACCGTCGTGGTCGATTATTCAGGCGATTTTCGGTTTCCAATTTTCGGTTTCCGGTTCCGGTTTCCGGTTTCCGGGAAAGACGTTGCCGATTTTCCGTTCGTCCTGAGGCACTCGAAGGACGAACGGAAAATCGCGCTCCGAGGCCGGCATGGCCTCCGTTCATGGTCCGACCCTTCGACGGGCTCAGGACTCACCACGAACGGAGGCCATGCCACCTTCCGGCTTCCGGCTTCCGGCTTCCGGCTTCCGGCTTCCGGCTTCCGGCTTCCGGCTTCCGGCTTCCGGCTTCCGGCTTCCGGCTTCCGGGAAAGACGTTGCTGATTTCCAGGAAAGACGTTGCCGATTTTCCGTTCGTCCTGAGGTACTCGAAGGACGAATGGAAAATCGCGCTCGGAGGCCGGCATGGCCTCCGTTCATGGTTCGATAAACTCACCACGAACGGATGCAATGTCACCACGAACGGATGCCATATCACCACGAGCGTGTTGCAATCTAGCGATAAGCTTTTCCACAAATCGCCTAAATCCGGATTGAATTTCCCCGGACATCGCCTCAGCGAAACGGCGCAACCGGACAGCGGGCCAGCAAGTCAGCCAGCGCGTCCCGTTGCAATGGTTCGAGCAGGCACTCGTCAAAGCCCGCCGCCCTCGCCCCTTCGACATCCGGCTCCTGCCCATCGCCGGCGACCGCCACCAGCCAGGCGGTTCGACCCGGTTCGGTGGCGCGCAGGCGGCGCGCCAGCTCGCCGCTGTCCATGCCGGGTAACCCGACATCGAGCAAAATCAGATCGGGACGCAGACGCTCCACGACCGCGAGCGCCGCGGTTGCGTCCGCGGCCGTCTCCACTCGCTGACCCAGGAGACGCAACTGCAGGGCGCAATTCTCCGCCGTCGCCGGGCGCTCCGCGACAACCAGGATGCGGTAGACGTTCGGACAGGTCCGCGCCTCCGGAAGCGACCGCGCGGTGTCCGCCGGCAGCCGATCCGACAGCGGCAGTCGCACGCTGAAGGTACTGCCCTGGCCAAGCCCGGGACTCGTTGCCGTGACGCTCCCGCCATGCAGTTCCACCACGCCCTTGACCAGGGCAAGCCCGATGCCGAGACCGCCCTGGCGACGTTCGGGGGTCTGCTCGGCCTGAACGAAGGGGTCAAAGATTCGGGAGTACAAGGACGGGTCTAGGCCGGCGCCCGAGTCGCGCACCTGGAGCAATGCGCGGCCATCGACCGCCTCCAGCGACAGGACGATCGACGCCTCCGGCGGACTGAACTGACTCGCGTTGCGCAGCAGGTTGACGACGACCTGGGCCAGACGCACCGCGTCCCCGTCCAGCGTCAGGGGCAGGGCGGGAAGCGTCATCTCCAGGCGCTGCCGGCGTTCGTCCAGCAGTGGGCGCACCTGCTCGGCGGCATGTTCCACCGCCTCGCGCAGATCGCATGGCCGCCGGTCCATCTCCATCTTCCCGCGTCCGATGCGCGAGATATCGAGCAGATCGTCCACCAGCCGGACGAGATGGGCGACCTGCCTGGTCAGGATGTCCGATGCCTGCGCGATCATCGCTGGCGCATGGGTTGGCGCCAGCCGCAAAACCTCGGCGACATGCCGGATCGGGGCGAGCGGATTGCGCAACTCGTGACCGAGCAGGGCGAGGAATTGATCCTTGCGCCGGTTTTCCTCGCGCTGGATCGCCTCGGCAAGCTGCGCCGCCTCGGTGCGCTTGCGTTCGCTGAGATCGCTCAGAATCACCAGACAGTGCGTCGCCCCCGCGTCCCCATCCTTCCCCAGGGCGAATTCCAGATGGGCCGGAAAGGGCAGTCCGCCCCCACGACGCAGACGCAGATCGCAAGCCTGCCAGTCGCCCGTGGCAAACAGATGCCGGCGGCAGCGGAAAAAATTATCCTGATCCTCGGGCAGGATAAAGCCGCTCAGCGGCCGATTGACCAAGTTGCCTCGCGGGATCCCCAGCAGCTTGGACGCGGCGAGATTCGCCTCCCGGATCGCCCCCTGTTCGGTGATGGTGACATAGCCCACCGGAGCGAGGTCGTAGAGTTCGAAATAGCGCGCCCGAGACAGCTCCAGCGCCTCCTGGGTACGGCGCAATTCCTCGTTTTGCATCTCCAGTTCGATCTGATGTACGTTCAGATCCTGAAGCATGCGCCCAATCTCATCAGGCCCCATCGATGACAGGCTTCCGTCGAACATGACTCCCTCCCGTTCTCCCTTGCGCCGGCGCAGTGCCGTTTCCGCGCTGGCGGTTTGCCCGTGCGCCGACGATCCGCGATCCGGGCGGTTTTCCGCTTCGTCGTTATGAGTCATCGCAAGCCCCTGGCGGACGAGGCGCCGCCGGTTCCGAGACGGAGACCGTCTCGCTCTGGCGCATCCGTTCGGTGATATCCTCGATCGCGAGCAGAATGGCGCCGGCATGACCGGCGACCGGGTCGAGACGGCGCGCATTCAATAGCAGGGTGCGCTGGCCGAGTCCCGCAAACGTGGCGCTGACCCGGTAATCCTCGAAACCCCTGCCGTGCGACTGGAGCTCCAGCAGCAGGGTCCGCAAGGCCGGGAGATCCCATTGCCCGTTGCCCAGCTCCCAGAAGGTTTGCCCCAGGGACTGGGCCGGGGAGAGCTGAAAGTCGCGATGGAAGGCCCGGTTGGCCGAGACCACGCGCAACTCCCCGTCCAGCACGATCAGCGGCTCGCGCACCGTCTCCACGATGCCCGCGGCAAGGGCGCGCGCCTCTTCGAGTCCCTGCTCCATCCGCTTGCGCGAGGAAATGTCCATGAAGGTAATCACCGCCCCCTCGATGATCTTGTCGAGCGTGACATAGGGTCCGATACGCATCAGATACCAATCGCCCCGCCGGATCCGGACCTCCGCTTCCAGTGGGGTCAGGCTCTTCAGGACGGCGCGCGCGTCCCTGACCAGATCGTCGTAGTCCACGAAGTTGGAGACGATGTCGCCCACCGGCCGTCCAATGTCGCTCTGGATCAGCTTGATCAACTGCGTCGTGGCGGGGGTGAAGCGGGTGATGCGCAATTGGTGATCGACGAACAGGGTGGCGATCCCGGTTCCGGCCAGCAGGTTGTTCATGTCGTTATTGGCGCGCGACAGGTCGGCGACCTTGTCCTGCAACTCGACGTTGACGGTGGCCAGTTCCTCGTTGACCGATTGCAGCTCTTCCTTGGAGGTCTCCAGCTCTTCGTTAGTGGATTGCA is part of the Thiocystis violascens DSM 198 genome and encodes:
- a CDS encoding PAS domain-containing hybrid sensor histidine kinase/response regulator — protein: MTHNDEAENRPDRGSSAHGQTASAETALRRRKGEREGVMFDGSLSSMGPDEIGRMLQDLNVHQIELEMQNEELRRTQEALELSRARYFELYDLAPVGYVTITEQGAIREANLAASKLLGIPRGNLVNRPLSGFILPEDQDNFFRCRRHLFATGDWQACDLRLRRGGGLPFPAHLEFALGKDGDAGATHCLVILSDLSERKRTEAAQLAEAIQREENRRKDQFLALLGHELRNPLAPIRHVAEVLRLAPTHAPAMIAQASDILTRQVAHLVRLVDDLLDISRIGRGKMEMDRRPCDLREAVEHAAEQVRPLLDERRQRLEMTLPALPLTLDGDAVRLAQVVVNLLRNASQFSPPEASIVLSLEAVDGRALLQVRDSGAGLDPSLYSRIFDPFVQAEQTPERRQGGLGIGLALVKGVVELHGGSVTATSPGLGQGSTFSVRLPLSDRLPADTARSLPEARTCPNVYRILVVAERPATAENCALQLRLLGQRVETAADATAALAVVERLRPDLILLDVGLPGMDSGELARRLRATEPGRTAWLVAVAGDGQEPDVEGARAAGFDECLLEPLQRDALADLLARCPVAPFR
- a CDS encoding putative bifunctional diguanylate cyclase/phosphodiesterase; this translates as MMPQSNDPRHTPAAFQAGRSYSWHDLRRRAEARLGATEILEPIASLAVGAGSLTPNTHELLVHELQVHQLELEMQNDELRQIQEELEISRARYFDLFDLAPMGYLTLDEAGLVEEANLAAATLLGIPRAELVGRPLTRFILPEDQDAYYSCRNRLWSTGERQVGELRLRCDDGQSVWIRLETSLSRDARSAHTIWRATLSDITERKRSERDLLDTLRLRLMGEIAELTFWEWSPNTDEVHFPPEWHGQTGYDPAEAPKRLGEWAALLHPEDGEPILFQLTGFVDAPETPCEIQYRLRRKDGLYRWFVARLKAIQDARGQVERVLLVQQDVTARKQAEDRAIEVAQHDPLTGLPGRALLEHVANHMLASARRAGRQLAVLFFDLDRFKAINDAYGHPVGDRLLRAVAQRLLDTFRAEDLVARLGGDEFVVVLSHIRDADDAARAARNAIVALTPAYAIEGLELPCVASLGISLFPQDGDNIDCLIQRADLAMYHAKQFSPGHYQFVTEALNRKVCDETRLEARLREGLSGNEFRLVYQPVLDTRSGAVTGVEALLRWPQPDRSDVAPQNFLPVAEFSGLIHELGRWVFQEACRQHLAWRNSGLPPIRIAVNVSARQFHHQGFLGQLTAASEAAGIDPGALSLELSGAALMQDKEGSQRLLGELKQLRVGVALDDFGMGCSAIGELEQLPLERLEINRALVQRLGSTDSMPAVLKTIIGFGHALKLDITAVGVEAESDLEFFRAHRCNQVQGFFLGVPMSGERFVGWYREHAARMH